Proteins encoded in a region of the Burkholderia ubonensis subsp. mesacidophila genome:
- a CDS encoding PP0621 family protein, whose product MRQILLLILVFFATSWVARKLRQAQAQAQARAGQGAGREAGPGAGAQGYGGGARAGDAQSLPEPMVRCAECGVHAPKGDAVAAGGEYFCSAEHAQRHAARVNDRGSR is encoded by the coding sequence ATGCGACAGATTCTTCTCCTCATCCTCGTGTTCTTCGCGACCTCGTGGGTCGCGCGCAAGCTGCGCCAGGCGCAGGCGCAGGCGCAGGCGCGGGCCGGGCAGGGCGCCGGCCGTGAAGCGGGGCCGGGCGCCGGCGCGCAGGGCTACGGCGGCGGCGCGCGCGCGGGCGATGCGCAGTCGCTTCCCGAGCCGATGGTGCGCTGCGCCGAGTGCGGCGTGCACGCGCCGAAGGGCGACGCGGTCGCCGCGGGCGGCGAATACTTCTGCAGCGCCGAGCACGCGCAGCGCCACGCCGCGCGCGTGAACGACCGCGGCTCGCGATGA
- a CDS encoding RNA pyrophosphohydrolase translates to MLDREGFRPNVGIILLNARNEVFWGKRLREHSWQFPQGGIKYGETPMQAMYRELHEETGLHPEHVKIIGRTRDWLRYEVPDKFIKREVRGHYRGQKQIWFLLRMVGRDCDICLRATDHPEFDAWRWNEYWVPLDAVIEFKRDVYQLALTELSRFLRRPAQRADKPRGLRPRYPRVVDSQPRQTLTIVDTSVVCSEIEVEASTLDETPPRLILGE, encoded by the coding sequence ATGCTGGATCGTGAAGGCTTTCGCCCGAACGTCGGCATCATCCTCTTGAACGCGCGCAACGAGGTGTTTTGGGGCAAGCGGCTCCGCGAGCATTCCTGGCAGTTTCCTCAAGGTGGGATCAAGTACGGCGAGACCCCCATGCAGGCGATGTACCGGGAGCTGCACGAGGAAACCGGCCTGCACCCGGAACATGTCAAGATAATCGGCCGCACCCGCGACTGGTTGCGTTACGAGGTGCCTGACAAGTTCATCAAGCGTGAAGTACGCGGTCATTACCGCGGCCAGAAACAGATCTGGTTCCTGCTGCGGATGGTAGGACGCGATTGCGACATTTGCTTGCGCGCGACCGACCACCCGGAGTTCGATGCGTGGCGCTGGAACGAGTATTGGGTGCCGCTCGATGCGGTGATCGAGTTCAAGCGGGATGTCTATCAGTTGGCGCTGACGGAACTGTCGCGCTTCCTGCGCCGCCCGGCGCAGCGGGCCGACAAGCCGCGAGGTCTGCGTCCGCGCTATCCGCGCGTCGTGGATTCGCAGCCCCGGCAGACGTTGACGATTGTCGACACATCGGTGGTCTGTTCCGAGATCGAAGTGGAAGCGAGCACGCTCGACGAGACGCCTCCTCGCCTGATCCTCGGCGAATGA
- the cgtA gene encoding Obg family GTPase CgtA, with the protein MKFIDEARIEVIAGDGGDGSASMRREKFVPFGGPDGGDGGRGGSVYAIADRNINTLIDYRYAKKHLARNGENGRGSDCYGKGGDDITLRMPVGTIINDMDTGELIADLTEHDQKVMLAQGGAGGLGNLHFKSSTNRAPRQKTDGKPGERRMLRLELKVLADVGLLGMPNAGKSTFISSVSNAKPKIADYPFTTLAPNLGVVRVGPSKSFVIADIPGLIEGAAEGAGLGHQFLRHLQRTGVLLHLVDLAPFDESVDPVAEATAIVGELRKYDESLYEKPRWLVLNKLDMVPEDERETRVADFLERFGWDGPVFEISALTGQGCEALCYAIYDYLTEHSEAHRAAEAEDLAADVRFRDTPARDGQAASDADA; encoded by the coding sequence ATGAAGTTCATTGACGAAGCGCGAATCGAAGTCATCGCCGGAGACGGGGGCGATGGCAGCGCGTCGATGCGCCGCGAGAAGTTCGTTCCGTTCGGCGGGCCGGACGGCGGCGACGGCGGCCGGGGCGGCAGTGTCTATGCGATTGCCGACCGCAACATCAACACGCTGATCGACTACCGATACGCGAAGAAGCACCTGGCGCGCAACGGCGAGAACGGCCGCGGCTCGGACTGCTACGGCAAGGGCGGCGACGACATCACGCTGCGCATGCCGGTCGGCACGATCATCAACGACATGGACACGGGCGAGCTGATCGCCGACCTGACCGAGCACGACCAGAAGGTGATGCTCGCGCAGGGCGGCGCGGGCGGCCTCGGCAACCTGCATTTCAAGTCGAGCACGAACCGCGCGCCGCGCCAGAAGACCGACGGCAAGCCGGGCGAGCGGCGGATGCTGCGCCTCGAGCTGAAGGTGCTGGCCGACGTCGGCCTGCTCGGGATGCCGAACGCGGGCAAGTCGACGTTCATCTCGTCGGTGTCGAACGCGAAGCCGAAGATCGCCGACTACCCGTTCACGACGCTGGCCCCGAATCTCGGCGTCGTGCGCGTCGGGCCGAGCAAGAGCTTCGTGATCGCCGACATTCCCGGGCTGATCGAGGGCGCGGCCGAAGGCGCCGGCCTCGGGCATCAGTTCCTGCGCCACCTGCAGCGCACCGGCGTGCTGCTGCATCTTGTCGATCTCGCACCGTTCGACGAAAGCGTCGATCCGGTCGCGGAGGCGACGGCGATCGTCGGCGAACTGCGCAAGTACGACGAGTCGCTGTACGAGAAGCCGCGCTGGCTCGTGCTCAACAAGCTCGACATGGTGCCGGAGGACGAGCGCGAGACGCGCGTCGCGGATTTCCTCGAGCGCTTCGGCTGGGACGGCCCGGTGTTCGAGATCTCGGCGCTGACCGGCCAGGGCTGCGAGGCGCTGTGCTATGCGATCTACGACTACCTCACGGAGCATTCGGAAGCGCATCGCGCGGCCGAGGCGGAAGACCTTGCGGCGGACGTGCGCTTCCGCGACACGCCTGCGCGCGACGGGCAGGCGGCATCGGACGCCGACGCCTGA
- a CDS encoding CNP1-like family protein, with product MTGRDLGVAPFFYEECILKAIALALTSIAAAAALAGCAHSNAPSNKDDSAFVYLLDRQGEWKENKVDTLPALPTPSDLLSFNVSQNTPLKFFVDAKSLAVGTDGIVRYTVVVTSPAGARNVNYEGIRCDTYEWRQYAGLNSDHDGWDRTVENDWRRIENGELNAYHAALYQDYFCANKMPLGTTQSILENIKYHRTALNQLR from the coding sequence ATGACCGGGCGCGACCTTGGTGTCGCGCCCTTTTTTTACGAGGAATGCATATTGAAAGCGATTGCTCTCGCGCTCACGTCGATCGCCGCAGCGGCTGCGCTGGCCGGTTGTGCGCATTCAAACGCGCCGTCCAACAAGGACGACAGCGCGTTCGTGTATCTGCTGGACCGTCAGGGGGAATGGAAGGAAAACAAGGTCGACACGCTCCCCGCGCTGCCAACGCCGAGCGACCTGCTGTCGTTCAACGTGTCGCAGAACACGCCGCTCAAGTTCTTCGTCGACGCGAAGTCGCTGGCGGTCGGCACCGACGGCATCGTGCGGTATACGGTGGTCGTCACGAGCCCGGCCGGCGCGCGCAACGTCAATTACGAGGGCATCCGCTGCGACACGTATGAATGGCGCCAGTATGCGGGCCTCAATTCAGATCACGACGGGTGGGACCGCACGGTCGAGAACGACTGGCGCCGCATCGAGAACGGCGAGCTGAACGCGTATCACGCGGCGCTCTACCAGGACTATTTCTGCGCGAACAAGATGCCGCTGGGTACGACGCAGTCGATCCTCGAGAACATCAAGTATCACCGCACCGCGCTGAACCAGCTGCGCTGA
- the ffh gene encoding signal recognition particle protein has protein sequence MLDNLTQRMARVVKTLRGEARLTEANTQEMLREVRLALLEADVALPVVREFIAKVKEKALGEEVISSLSPGQALVGVVQKELTAVIGGDYEGKAAELNLAVTPPAVILMAGLQGAGKTTTAGKLAKLLREKYKKKVLTVSCDVYRPAAIMQLKTVSEQVGADFFPSTPDQKPVDIALAAVDWAKRHYHDVLIVDTAGRLGIDEAMMQEIAALHGTLKPAETLFVVDAMLGQDAVNTAKAFNDALPLTGVVLTKLDGDSRGGAALSVRHITGKPIKFVGVAEKLDGLEIFHPDRMANRILGMGDILALVEEAQRGVDVQAAQKLADKVKKGGDFDLNDFRAQISQMKNMGGLSSLMDKLPAQFQQAAAGADMGQAEKQIRRMEGIISSMTPAERAKPEIIKATRKRRIAAGAGVPVQEVNRMLNQYDQMRTMMKKLKGGNMQKMMRGLKGMMPGLR, from the coding sequence ATGCTCGACAATCTCACTCAACGGATGGCGCGCGTCGTCAAGACGCTGCGCGGCGAGGCCCGGCTCACCGAGGCGAACACCCAGGAGATGCTCCGCGAGGTGCGCCTCGCGCTGCTCGAGGCCGACGTCGCGCTGCCCGTCGTCCGCGAATTCATCGCCAAGGTCAAGGAAAAGGCGCTCGGCGAGGAAGTGATCAGCAGCCTGTCGCCGGGCCAGGCGCTCGTCGGCGTGGTCCAGAAGGAGCTGACCGCCGTGATCGGCGGCGACTACGAGGGCAAGGCCGCGGAGCTGAACCTCGCCGTCACGCCGCCCGCCGTGATCCTGATGGCCGGCCTGCAGGGCGCCGGCAAGACGACCACCGCCGGCAAGCTCGCGAAGCTCTTGCGCGAGAAGTACAAGAAGAAAGTGCTGACGGTGTCGTGCGACGTATACCGCCCCGCCGCGATCATGCAGCTGAAAACGGTGAGCGAACAGGTCGGCGCCGATTTCTTCCCGTCGACGCCGGACCAGAAGCCTGTCGACATCGCGCTCGCCGCGGTCGACTGGGCCAAGCGCCACTACCATGACGTGCTGATCGTCGATACGGCCGGCCGTCTCGGCATCGACGAAGCGATGATGCAGGAGATCGCCGCGCTGCACGGCACGCTGAAGCCGGCCGAAACGCTGTTCGTCGTCGACGCGATGCTCGGCCAGGACGCCGTCAACACCGCGAAGGCGTTCAACGATGCGCTGCCGCTCACCGGCGTCGTGCTGACCAAGCTGGACGGCGACTCGCGCGGTGGCGCCGCGCTGTCCGTGCGCCACATCACCGGCAAGCCGATCAAGTTCGTCGGCGTCGCCGAGAAGCTCGACGGCCTCGAGATCTTCCACCCGGACCGGATGGCGAACCGGATCCTCGGCATGGGCGACATCCTCGCGCTCGTCGAGGAAGCGCAACGCGGCGTCGACGTGCAGGCCGCGCAGAAGCTCGCCGACAAGGTGAAGAAAGGCGGCGACTTCGACCTGAACGATTTCCGCGCGCAGATCTCGCAGATGAAGAACATGGGCGGCCTGTCGTCGCTGATGGACAAGCTGCCCGCGCAGTTCCAGCAGGCAGCCGCCGGCGCCGACATGGGCCAGGCCGAAAAGCAGATCCGCCGGATGGAAGGGATCATCAGCTCGATGACGCCCGCCGAGCGCGCGAAACCCGAGATCATCAAGGCGACGCGCAAGCGCCGCATTGCTGCCGGCGCGGGCGTGCCGGTGCAGGAAGTCAACCGGATGCTGAACCAGTACGACCAGATGCGTACGATGATGAAGAAGCTGAAGGGCGGCAACATGCAGAAGATGATGCGTGGCCTGAAGGGCATGATGCCCGGCCTGCGCTGA
- a CDS encoding cytochrome C assembly family protein encodes MDIVLYALTAFLYGGLAVAGWRTHRQGAASPLVASVPAVPVPASAVSGMSGPGRALLFAALVAHGVLLHMTIFPQDAMVFGFAFALSAMFWLGAGIYWIESFFFPLDSLRLLVLPLACGASLLPLVFGGVRVLPYAAAPLFKLHFLIANIAYGLFAIAALHAVLMLMVERRLQSLRSGGRDGSTGWIASWLETLPPLLTLEKLLFRLIGAGFVLLTLTLASGILFSEQVDARAMRLDHKTVFAILSWLMFGGLLVARRTSGWRGRGAARWVLVSFAALLLAYVGSRFVFEVLLHRSVV; translated from the coding sequence ATGGATATTGTACTGTATGCCCTCACCGCATTCCTGTACGGCGGCCTCGCCGTCGCCGGCTGGCGCACGCACCGCCAGGGCGCGGCGTCGCCGCTCGTCGCGAGCGTGCCGGCCGTGCCGGTTCCGGCTTCCGCCGTCTCCGGGATGAGCGGGCCCGGCCGCGCGCTGCTGTTCGCCGCGCTCGTCGCGCATGGCGTGCTGCTGCACATGACGATCTTCCCGCAAGACGCGATGGTGTTCGGTTTCGCGTTCGCGCTGTCCGCGATGTTCTGGCTCGGCGCCGGCATCTACTGGATCGAGAGCTTCTTCTTCCCGCTCGACAGCCTGCGGCTGCTCGTGCTGCCGCTCGCGTGCGGCGCGTCGCTGCTGCCGCTGGTGTTCGGCGGCGTGCGGGTGCTGCCTTATGCCGCAGCGCCGCTGTTCAAGCTGCACTTCCTGATCGCGAACATCGCGTACGGCCTGTTTGCGATCGCGGCGCTGCACGCGGTGCTGATGCTGATGGTCGAGCGGCGCCTGCAGTCGCTCCGAAGCGGCGGGCGCGACGGCTCGACGGGCTGGATCGCGAGCTGGCTCGAGACGCTGCCGCCGCTGCTCACGCTCGAGAAGCTGCTGTTCCGCCTGATCGGCGCGGGCTTCGTGCTGCTCACGCTGACGCTTGCGTCCGGGATCCTGTTCAGCGAGCAGGTCGATGCGCGCGCGATGCGGCTCGACCACAAGACCGTGTTCGCGATCCTGTCCTGGCTGATGTTCGGCGGGCTGCTGGTCGCGCGCAGGACGTCGGGCTGGCGCGGGCGGGGCGCCGCGCGCTGGGTGCTCGTGTCGTTCGCCGCGCTGCTGCTCGCGTATGTCGGCAGCCGGTTCGTTTTCGAGGTGCTGCTGCACCGCTCCGTGGTTTGA
- a CDS encoding MarC family protein, translated as MEYTFLSATVLLLLITDPLGNIPLFISAMRSVPRERRVKLILREVGIAFVILLFFMVVGDRFLRMMNLTDLSLRIGGGIVLFLIALRMIFPHPDGALGNDPRAGGEPFIVPLAIPALAGPSALATVMLLTSQAPGKMLEWAGALTVTMIVCAVTLVLAERIQQWLGERTVAAFERLMGLVLVAISVEMMLGGIRVFVHQL; from the coding sequence GTGGAATACACCTTCCTGTCGGCCACCGTGCTCCTTCTGCTGATCACCGATCCGCTCGGCAACATTCCGCTGTTCATCTCGGCGATGCGGAGTGTGCCGCGCGAGCGGCGGGTGAAGCTGATCCTGCGCGAAGTGGGGATCGCGTTCGTGATCCTGCTGTTCTTCATGGTCGTGGGCGACCGCTTCCTGCGGATGATGAACCTCACCGACCTGTCGCTGCGCATCGGCGGCGGCATCGTGCTGTTCCTGATCGCGCTGCGGATGATCTTCCCGCATCCGGATGGCGCGCTGGGCAACGATCCGCGCGCGGGCGGCGAGCCGTTCATCGTGCCGCTCGCGATTCCGGCGCTGGCCGGGCCGTCGGCGCTCGCGACGGTGATGCTGCTGACGTCGCAGGCGCCCGGCAAGATGCTCGAGTGGGCGGGCGCGCTGACGGTCACGATGATCGTCTGCGCGGTCACGCTGGTGCTGGCCGAGCGGATCCAGCAATGGCTCGGCGAGCGGACGGTCGCCGCGTTCGAGCGGCTGATGGGCCTCGTGCTCGTCGCGATCTCGGTCGAGATGATGCTGGGCGGCATTCGCGTATTCGTGCACCAGCTTTAA
- the ampD gene encoding 1,6-anhydro-N-acetylmuramyl-L-alanine amidase AmpD: MSGARSLSIDANGWVRDARHAPSPNFEARPAGAVPTLVVVHNISLPPGEFGGDAIEALFLNRLDCDAHPYYDAHLRGVRVSAHFLIRRDGELVQFVSCDERAWHAGASEFFGRPRCNDFSIGIELEGADDVPFEAAQYATLGALSRGLAARYPVAAFAGHSDVAPGRKTDPGPHFDWQRFASDAGFSAEYFPFRQH, encoded by the coding sequence ATGAGCGGCGCGCGGTCGCTGTCGATCGACGCGAACGGCTGGGTGCGCGACGCGCGCCATGCGCCGTCGCCGAACTTCGAGGCGCGGCCCGCGGGTGCCGTGCCGACGCTCGTCGTCGTCCACAACATCAGCCTGCCCCCCGGCGAATTCGGCGGCGACGCGATCGAGGCGCTGTTCCTGAACCGACTCGACTGCGACGCGCACCCCTATTACGATGCCCACCTGCGCGGCGTGCGGGTGTCCGCGCATTTCCTGATCCGTCGCGACGGCGAGCTCGTGCAGTTCGTGTCGTGCGACGAGCGGGCTTGGCACGCGGGCGCGTCCGAGTTCTTCGGCCGGCCGCGCTGCAACGATTTTTCGATCGGCATCGAGCTCGAGGGCGCGGACGACGTGCCGTTCGAAGCCGCCCAGTACGCGACGCTCGGCGCGCTCTCGCGCGGGCTCGCGGCCCGCTATCCGGTCGCCGCGTTCGCCGGTCATTCCGACGTCGCGCCGGGCCGCAAGACCGACCCCGGCCCGCACTTCGATTGGCAACGCTTCGCGAGCGATGCCGGTTTTTCTGCCGAATACTTTCCTTTCCGGCAGCACTGA
- a CDS encoding hypoxanthine-guanine phosphoribosyltransferase → MNREEALHIFEHSEEIVSADAVNASIARMADAIRVEIGDAFPLVLSVMGGAAVFTGMLLPHLDFPLEFDYIHLTRYRNTTQGSPEMHWRVAPRESVKDRIVLVLDDILDEGETMAAIRDRILDMGAKRFMSAVLCEKTLAKAKPLHPDFCGFAVPDRYVFGCGMDAKGYWRNLPTIRALTANA, encoded by the coding sequence ATGAACCGCGAAGAAGCCCTCCACATTTTCGAACACTCCGAAGAGATTGTCTCGGCGGACGCCGTCAACGCGTCGATCGCCCGGATGGCCGACGCGATCCGCGTCGAGATCGGCGACGCGTTCCCGCTCGTCCTCTCGGTGATGGGCGGCGCCGCGGTGTTTACCGGGATGCTGCTGCCGCATCTCGATTTCCCGCTGGAATTCGACTACATCCACCTGACCCGCTACCGCAACACGACGCAGGGCAGCCCGGAGATGCACTGGCGCGTCGCGCCGCGCGAATCGGTGAAGGACCGCATCGTGCTCGTGCTCGACGACATCCTCGACGAAGGCGAGACGATGGCCGCGATCCGCGACCGCATTCTCGACATGGGCGCGAAGCGCTTCATGTCGGCCGTGCTGTGCGAGAAGACGCTCGCGAAGGCCAAGCCGCTGCACCCGGATTTCTGCGGCTTTGCCGTGCCCGACCGCTACGTGTTCGGCTGCGGGATGGACGCGAAGGGCTACTGGCGCAACCTGCCGACGATCCGCGCACTGACCGCGAACGCCTGA
- the proB gene encoding glutamate 5-kinase: protein MRSIIADSKRLVVKVGSSLVTNDGKGLDHAAIGRWAAQIAALRDQGKEVVLVSSGAIAEGMQRLGWSKRPREIDELQAAAAVGQMGLAQVYESRFSEHGIRTAQILLTHADLADRERYLNARSTLLTLLRLGVVPIINENDTVVTDEIKFGDNDTLGALVANLIEGDALIILTDQSGLFTADPRKDPAATLVAEANAGAPELEAMAGGAGSSLGRGGMLTKILAAKRAAHSGANTVIASGREPDVLARLATGEAIGTQLIARTARMAARKQWMADHLQVRGHVVIDAGAVEKLTAGGKSLLPIGIVDVQGVFARGEVIACVGPDGREVARGLTNYSSAETKLIQRKPSGEIEAVLGYMMEPELIHRDNLVLV, encoded by the coding sequence ATGCGTTCGATCATCGCGGATTCGAAGCGATTGGTGGTGAAGGTGGGGTCCAGCCTCGTGACCAACGACGGCAAGGGGCTCGATCATGCCGCAATTGGCCGCTGGGCCGCCCAGATCGCCGCGCTGCGCGACCAGGGCAAGGAAGTGGTGCTCGTGAGCTCGGGCGCGATCGCGGAAGGGATGCAGCGGCTCGGCTGGAGCAAGCGTCCGCGCGAGATCGACGAGCTGCAGGCCGCTGCCGCGGTCGGCCAGATGGGCCTCGCGCAGGTCTATGAAAGCCGCTTCTCCGAGCACGGGATCCGCACCGCGCAGATCCTGCTGACGCACGCCGACCTCGCGGACCGCGAACGCTACCTGAACGCACGCTCGACGCTGCTCACGCTGCTGCGGCTCGGCGTCGTGCCGATCATCAACGAGAACGACACGGTCGTCACCGACGAAATCAAGTTCGGCGACAACGACACGCTCGGCGCGCTCGTCGCGAACCTGATCGAAGGCGATGCGCTGATCATCCTCACCGATCAGTCCGGCCTGTTTACCGCCGACCCGCGCAAGGACCCGGCCGCGACGCTCGTCGCGGAAGCGAACGCGGGCGCGCCCGAACTCGAGGCGATGGCGGGCGGCGCGGGGTCGAGCCTCGGCCGCGGCGGCATGCTGACGAAGATTCTCGCGGCCAAGCGCGCGGCCCACAGCGGTGCGAACACCGTGATCGCGAGCGGGCGCGAGCCGGACGTGCTCGCGCGTCTCGCGACGGGCGAGGCGATCGGCACGCAGCTGATCGCGCGCACGGCGCGGATGGCGGCGCGCAAGCAGTGGATGGCCGATCACCTGCAGGTGCGCGGGCACGTCGTGATCGACGCCGGCGCGGTCGAGAAGCTGACGGCGGGCGGCAAGAGCCTGCTGCCGATCGGCATCGTCGACGTGCAGGGCGTGTTCGCGCGCGGCGAGGTGATCGCCTGCGTCGGGCCCGACGGGCGCGAAGTCGCGCGCGGGCTGACCAACTACAGCAGCGCGGAAACAAAACTGATCCAGCGCAAGCCGAGCGGCGAGATCGAAGCGGTGCTCGGCTACATGATGGAGCCGGAGCTGATTCACCGCGACAACCTGGTGCTCGTGTGA
- a CDS encoding proline--tRNA ligase translates to MKASRFFIGTLKEAPADAEIVSHKLMVRAGMIRRVAGGIYNYLPIGLRSIRKVEAIVREEMNRAGAIELLMPAVQPAELWQESGRWEQYGPELLRFKDRKDNEFVIGPTHEEVITDIARNQIRSYRQMPVNFYQIQTKFRDEIRPRFGVMRGREFIMKDAYSFDKDADGLAESYRKMYDAYVRIFTRLGLEFRPVAADSGSIGGNFSHEFHVIADTGEDAIAYCPTSDFAANIEAAEALPLTPKRAAAAEPMAKVATPGKAKCEAVAELMGIPLERTIKSIVLATDNEGAEPTIWLLMLRGDHDLNEIKASKLPGLKDHRFATEQEIVEWFGTPPGYLGPVGTKKPVKVIADRTVANMSDFVVGANEVDYHIAGVNWGRDLPEPEVADIRNVQKGDPSPDGKGVIDICRGIEVGHVFQLGTKYSEAMGATFIDESGKPQPMLMGCYGVGVTRILGAAIEQNFDDKGIIWPESIAPFEVVLCPMGYDRSDAVREATDTLYAELAAAGIDVILDDRGERPGVMFADWELIGVPHRLVIGERGLKEGKLEYQGRRDTEATLLPADTAAAAVVEKVRAALAR, encoded by the coding sequence ATGAAAGCTTCCCGTTTCTTTATCGGCACCCTGAAAGAAGCACCCGCCGACGCAGAGATCGTCAGCCACAAGCTGATGGTGCGCGCCGGCATGATCCGCCGCGTCGCCGGCGGCATCTACAACTACCTGCCGATCGGCCTGCGCTCGATCCGCAAGGTCGAGGCGATCGTGCGCGAGGAAATGAACCGGGCCGGCGCGATCGAGCTCCTGATGCCGGCCGTGCAGCCGGCCGAGCTGTGGCAGGAGTCGGGCCGCTGGGAGCAGTATGGTCCCGAGCTGCTGCGCTTCAAGGACCGCAAGGACAACGAGTTCGTGATCGGGCCGACGCACGAGGAAGTGATCACCGACATCGCGCGCAACCAGATCAGGAGCTACCGGCAGATGCCGGTGAACTTCTACCAGATCCAGACGAAGTTCCGCGACGAGATCCGTCCGCGCTTCGGCGTGATGCGCGGCCGCGAGTTCATCATGAAGGACGCGTACTCGTTCGACAAGGATGCCGACGGCCTCGCCGAATCGTATCGCAAGATGTACGACGCGTACGTGCGCATCTTCACGCGCCTCGGCCTTGAGTTCCGTCCGGTTGCGGCCGACAGCGGCTCGATCGGCGGCAACTTCTCGCACGAGTTCCACGTGATCGCCGACACCGGCGAGGACGCGATCGCCTACTGCCCGACCTCCGATTTCGCGGCGAACATCGAGGCGGCCGAAGCGTTGCCGCTGACGCCCAAGCGCGCCGCGGCCGCCGAGCCGATGGCGAAGGTCGCGACGCCGGGCAAGGCGAAGTGCGAGGCCGTTGCCGAGCTGATGGGGATTCCGCTCGAGCGCACGATCAAGTCGATCGTGCTCGCGACCGACAACGAAGGCGCCGAACCGACGATCTGGCTGCTGATGCTGCGCGGCGACCACGACCTGAACGAGATCAAGGCGTCGAAGCTGCCGGGCCTGAAGGACCACCGCTTCGCGACCGAGCAGGAAATCGTCGAGTGGTTCGGCACGCCGCCGGGCTACCTCGGCCCGGTCGGCACGAAGAAGCCGGTGAAGGTGATCGCCGATCGCACGGTCGCGAACATGAGCGATTTCGTCGTCGGCGCGAACGAGGTCGACTATCACATCGCCGGCGTGAACTGGGGCCGCGATCTGCCGGAGCCGGAAGTCGCCGACATCCGCAACGTGCAGAAGGGCGACCCGTCGCCGGACGGCAAGGGCGTGATCGACATCTGCCGCGGCATCGAGGTCGGCCACGTGTTCCAGCTCGGCACCAAGTACTCGGAAGCGATGGGCGCGACGTTCATCGACGAGTCGGGCAAGCCGCAGCCGATGCTGATGGGCTGCTACGGCGTCGGCGTCACGCGCATTCTCGGCGCGGCGATCGAACAGAACTTTGACGACAAGGGCATCATCTGGCCGGAGTCGATCGCACCGTTCGAGGTCGTGCTGTGCCCGATGGGCTACGACCGCAGCGACGCGGTGCGCGAAGCGACCGACACGCTGTACGCGGAGCTGGCCGCGGCCGGCATCGACGTGATCCTCGACGATCGCGGCGAGCGTCCGGGCGTGATGTTCGCCGACTGGGAGCTGATCGGCGTGCCGCATCGCCTCGTGATCGGCGAGCGCGGCCTGAAGGAAGGCAAGCTCGAATACCAGGGCCGCCGCGACACCGAAGCGACGCTGCTGCCGGCCGACACGGCCGCGGCGGCGGTCGTGGAGAAGGTCCGCGCCGCGCTCGCGCGCTAA